A single Anopheles arabiensis isolate DONGOLA chromosome 2, AaraD3, whole genome shotgun sequence DNA region contains:
- the LOC120893184 gene encoding uncharacterized protein LOC120893184: MKKRKKTIYISDEVVLAFIDCVFRHEAVWNRQHPEYKNIHHRNDEWNDIAAEMDQPIDELKEKWASLQSIYRKYRSKLNRSMVTGSGADEIDHPRWFAFAAMSFLDATTDCGNTVNTLSHLEIEVLDEALTPSPGPSCVPSPQPGPSRVPSPRPGLSRVPSPRPQPSRMPSPRSGPSRVPSPRPGPRVCRHRNVDGHIMPHRLVHLLRQM; the protein is encoded by the exons atgaaaaaacgaaagaag ACGATCTACATAAGTGATGAGGTTGTGCTTGCGTTTATCGATTGTGTTTTTCGGCATGAGGCGGTCTGGAACCGGCAACATCCAGAGTACAAAAATATTCATCATAGAAATGATGAGTGGAACGACATCGCAGCAGAAATGGACCAACCAATCGATGAACTTAAAGAGAAGTGGGCATCGCTCCAATCCATTTACCGGAAGTACCGCTCAAAATTGAACCGGAGCATGGTAACTGGATCTG GAGCTGATGAAATTGATCACCCACGGTGGTTCGCTTTTGCTGCGATGTCGTTCTTAGACGCAACGACTGATTGTGGAAATACCGTTAACACC ctttctCATTTGGAAATAGAGGTGTTGGACGAGGCCCTCACACCTTCTCCAGGACCGTCGTGTGTGCCGTCACCGCAGCCTGGACCGTCGCGTGTGCCATCTCCGCGACCTGGACTATCGCGAGTGCCGTCTCCGCGACCTCAACCATCGCGAATGCCGTCTCCGCGATCAGGACCGTCGCGTGTGCCATCACCTCGACCTGGACCTCGCGTGTGCCGTCACCGCAACGTGGACGGTCACATTATGCCACACCGCCTCGTCCATCTACTCCGCCAAATGTAG
- the LOC120893193 gene encoding probable pathogenesis-related protein ARB_02861 — protein sequence MKKRKKTIYISDEVVLAFIDCVFRHEAVWNRQHPEYKNIHHRNDEWNDIAAEMDQPIDELKEKWASLQSIYRKYRSKLNRSMVTGSGADEIDHPRWFAFAAMSFLDATTDCGNTVNTLSHLEIEVLDEALTPSPGPSCVPSPQPGPSRVPSPRPGLSRVPSPRPQPSRMPSPRSGPSRVPSPRPGPSRVPSPQRGRSHYATPPRPSTPPNVASRRFKKR from the exons atgaaaaaacgaaagaag ACGATCTACATAAGTGATGAGGTTGTGCTTGCGTTTATCGATTGTGTTTTTCGGCATGAGGCGGTCTGGAACCGGCAACATCCAGAGTACAAAAATATTCATCATAGAAATGATGAGTGGAACGACATCGCAGCAGAAATGGACCAACCAATCGATGAACTTAAAGAGAAGTGGGCATCGCTCCAATCCATTTACCGGAAGTACCGCTCAAAATTGAACCGGAGCATGGTAACTGGATCTG GAGCTGATGAAATTGATCACCCACGGTGGTTCGCTTTTGCTGCGATGTCGTTCTTAGACGCAACGACTGATTGTGGAAATACCGTTAACACC ctttctCATTTGGAAATAGAGGTGTTGGACGAGGCCCTCACACCTTCTCCAGGACCGTCGTGTGTGCCGTCACCGCAGCCTGGACCGTCGCGTGTGCCATCTCCGCGACCTGGACTATCGCGAGTGCCGTCTCCGCGACCTCAACCATCGCGAATGCCGTCTCCGCGATCAGGACCGTCGCGTGTGCCATCACCTCGACCTGGACCCTCGCGTGTGCCGTCACCGCAACGTGGACGGTCACATTATGCCACACCGCCTCGTCCATCTACTCCGCCAAATGTAGCGTCAAGGCGGTTTAAAAAGCGTTAG
- the LOC120893199 gene encoding uncharacterized protein LOC120893199 — MRIFFRFSPQAPIQVYELNTVTYGLAPSSFLATRTLIQLAEDEGTEYALAPAALKRNFYVDDFIGGANNVREAVQLRKELSALLAKGGFELHKWTSNNLSVLSGLSTEYIGTHSSLHFIPNETVKALGISWKPESDELCFESNTEADEATSTKRSILSSIAKMYDPLGLIAPVIVRAKMLMQELRLLKFGWDEPVPNHIYATVEFHTFTDASEAAYGACVYARCENAAGEVRISLLASKSRVAPQKRVTLPRLELSAAVLGAHLHHHVKEAMQIVCAESFFWSDSTVTLKWIASPPNSWKTFVANRVAEVQHYSHPRQWRHVPGTSNPADLVSRGMSAAHFTQNQLWNNGPDWLVQPSSHWPSSDPEPSDEADLETRQASAALVCTLTHPWFGISSSFTRMVRIIAYCIRFVRNTKQKARSQRPIPHTNVSKTITPKYVDAAKTVLCRLAQQDAFSAEIKQLKKGEALMKQSPLRKLTPFLDTEEVIRVGGRLNLSQLPYQSKHPAVLPKNHKFTRLLAEDYHEEMKHASGRLLLSRIRELYWPLDGRRLVKSIARTASAVFGKIPHSHGSRLASFHHPASHRADRFL; from the exons ATGCGCATATTCTTTCGATTTTCGCCGCAAGCTCCGATCCAAGTATATGAGCTCAACACCGTTACATACGGACTAGCACCTTCCTCGTTTCTGGCTACACGCACACTTATCCAACTAGCAGAGGATGAAGGGACTGAGTATGCGCTTGCACCTGCAGCCCTGAAACGAAACTTTTACGTGGACGACTTCATTGGTGGTGCCAATAACGTTCGCGAAGCTGTTCAGCTGCGTAAGGAGTTATCAGCGCTACTTGCCAAAGGTGGGTTTGAGTTGCACAAGTGGACCTCAAACAATCTGAGCGTACTCTCCGGCTTAAGCACCGAGTATATCGGCACACACTCATCGCTGCATTTTATACCCAACGAGACGGTCAAAGCACTCGGCATCTCGTGGAAGCCTGAATCGGATGAGCTGTGTTTTGAATCCAACACTGAGGCTGATGAAGCCACGTCGACCAAGCGATCTATTTTGTCGAGCATTGCCAAAATGTACGATCCGCTCGGATTGATAGCACCGGTGATCGTGCGTGCTAAGATGCTGATGCAGGAGCTAAGGCTACTCAAATTCGGCTGGGATGAACCTGTTCCTAATCACATct ATGCAACAGTAGAATTCCACACATTTACCGATGCTTCGGAGGCCGCCTACGGAGCATGTGTTTACGCTCGTTGTGAAAACGCGGCGGGAGAAGTCCGCATCAGCCTATTAGCTTCGAAGTCTCGAGTGGCACCACAGAAGCGCGTCACGTTGCCGAGGCTTGAACTAAGCGCAGCTGTCCTGGGCGCCCATCTGCATCATCACGTCAAGGAGGCAATGCAGATCGTGTGCGCCGAATCGTTTTTCTGGTCCGACTCAACAGTGACGCTAAAATGGATTGCGTCACCTCCCAACTCCTGGAAGACGTTCGTGGCAAATCGAGTAGCTGAGGTGCAACACTACTCTCATCCAAGGCAATGGAGGCACGTTCCTGGCACATCCAATCCTGCTGACTTGGTTTCCCGAGGCATGTCGGCAGCACATTTCACGCAGAATCAGCTTTGGAATAACGGTCCAGATTGGCTTGTGCAACCTTCGTCCCATTGGCCTAGCTCAGATCCAGAACCAAGCGATGAGGCGGACCTAGAAACACGCCAGGCGAGTGCCGCTTTAGTTTGTACACTAACTCATCCATGGTTTGGCATTTCTTCATCCTTCACCAGAATGGTACGCATCATTGCATACTGCATACGGTTTGTGCGCAACACCAAGCAGAAGGCGCGATCCCAGCGACCGATACCGCACACCAACGTATCCAAGACGATCACGCCCAAGTACGTGGATGCTGCAAAAACTGTGCTTTGTAGACTAGCCCAGCAAGATGCATTTTCCGCGGAAATCAAGCAGCTAAAAAAGGGAGAAGCATTGATGAAACAATCACCTTTACGAAAACTTACCCCATTCCTGGATACAGAAGAAGTAATACGGGTGGGAGGACGATTGAACTTGTCGCAACTACCGTATCAGTCCAAGCATCCAGCTGTTCTACCGAAGAACCACAAATTCACTCGTCTACTTGCGGAAGATTATCATGAAGAGATGAAACATGCTAGTGGAAGGCTATTGCTATCCCGCATTAGAGAGCTGTATTGGCCACTGGACGGACGTCGCTTAGTAAAAAGCATTGCAAGGACTGCTTCCGCTGTGTTCGGCAAGATCCCGCACTCGCACGGCAGCCGGTTGGCCAGCTTCCACCATCCCGCATCACACCGAGCCGACCGTTTTCTGTAA